One window from the genome of Rariglobus hedericola encodes:
- the lysS gene encoding lysine--tRNA ligase yields MSETPSTDISHDQHAVRRGKLADMRAAGFDPFRANVATTHFSQDAKALYVEGQDNVTTVTVAGRLVTFRVQGGSSFVKIQDQQGIIQLYFRKDVLGEERYLFFKKGLDLGDILGVTGTLFLTKTGEITVRVDAFTLVSKALRPLPDNWNGLTDSEQIYRQRYLDLIVNTESRNRLMTRSKIVSHIRRFLEDRQFLEVETPVLQAVAGGAAARPFQTHHNTLNTDFVLRISLELYLKRMLVGGYDRVFEIGRNFRNEGVSRRHNPEFTMLEVYQAYSDYRGMMTLVQDLLRSLCDNVLKTSQITHAASGEVIDFGGQWREVKYKDLIIEKTGDADWFSRSKEEKVAGVQKLGLYADPKWEEFELTNEIFGKLIEPKLIQPTFVTHLPKELCPLAKITENDSSTIDVFELIIGGMEVAPAYSEQNDPDVQRAMFEAQAGGEQQNIDQDFLLALEHGMPPAGGMGIGIDRLCILLTGAESIRDVILYPQLRPSEAK; encoded by the coding sequence ATGAGCGAGACTCCTTCGACTGATATTTCCCACGACCAACATGCGGTGCGCCGCGGCAAGTTGGCTGATATGCGTGCCGCCGGTTTCGATCCATTTCGCGCCAATGTCGCGACCACGCATTTCTCGCAGGACGCCAAGGCTCTCTATGTCGAGGGACAGGACAACGTCACGACCGTGACCGTCGCGGGACGCTTGGTGACATTCCGCGTGCAGGGCGGCAGCTCGTTTGTGAAGATTCAGGATCAACAGGGCATCATCCAACTTTACTTCCGCAAGGACGTGCTCGGCGAAGAGCGTTATCTGTTTTTCAAGAAGGGCCTCGATCTCGGCGACATTCTTGGTGTGACCGGCACGCTCTTCCTCACAAAGACCGGCGAAATCACCGTGCGCGTGGATGCTTTCACGCTCGTGTCGAAGGCACTGCGCCCGCTGCCGGATAACTGGAACGGTCTGACCGATTCCGAGCAGATTTACCGTCAGCGTTACCTCGATCTCATCGTCAACACCGAGTCGCGCAACCGCCTGATGACTCGCTCGAAGATCGTGTCGCACATCCGTCGTTTCCTCGAAGACCGCCAGTTCCTCGAAGTCGAGACGCCGGTGTTGCAGGCGGTCGCCGGCGGCGCGGCGGCGCGTCCGTTCCAGACGCATCACAACACGCTCAACACGGACTTCGTGCTGCGCATCTCGCTCGAACTTTATCTGAAGCGCATGCTCGTCGGCGGTTATGACCGCGTGTTCGAAATCGGTCGCAACTTCCGCAACGAAGGTGTTTCGCGCCGCCACAATCCCGAGTTCACCATGCTCGAGGTTTACCAGGCTTACAGTGACTATCGCGGCATGATGACGCTGGTGCAGGACTTGTTGCGCTCGCTGTGCGACAACGTGCTCAAGACCTCACAGATCACGCACGCGGCCAGCGGCGAGGTGATCGACTTCGGCGGCCAGTGGCGCGAGGTGAAGTATAAGGATCTCATCATTGAGAAGACCGGCGACGCCGATTGGTTCAGCCGCAGCAAGGAAGAGAAGGTTGCCGGCGTGCAAAAGCTCGGCCTCTACGCAGATCCGAAGTGGGAAGAGTTCGAACTCACCAACGAAATTTTCGGCAAGCTGATCGAACCGAAGCTGATTCAGCCGACGTTCGTCACGCATCTGCCCAAGGAGCTGTGCCCGCTCGCGAAGATCACCGAGAACGATTCGTCCACGATCGATGTGTTCGAGTTGATCATCGGCGGCATGGAAGTGGCGCCTGCTTATTCCGAGCAGAACGATCCTGATGTGCAGCGCGCGATGTTTGAGGCGCAGGCCGGTGGCGAGCAGCAGAACATCGACCAGGATTTCCTGCTCGCGCTCGAGCACGGCATGCCGCCCGCAGGTGGCATGGGCATCGGCATCGACCGCCTGTGTATTTTGCTCACGGGCGCGGAGAGCATCCGTGACGTGATTCTTTATCCGCAGCTGCGTCCGTCGGAAGCGAAGTAA
- a CDS encoding ABC transporter permease, whose product MPWYLYLALKQLFPTGKRLSFFTAISILGVALGVATLVVTNSVMGGFGYEIRRMIIDTQGDVQIRARELIGQSGPVLATVSKVPGVVGVTPFAEGVGMLEYGRKQAFPAIMGVDVNRVNDVIPLNRFIRVGSLDELDDDTVILSSQLAYTLGVQIGGKVTISSPLLLERLKKDEVFLPRELVIVGIFEIGHQQLDSNTVLVTLRRMQDLYGLGEAVHGINIKIADGLDADLMAKRINAALPKQPEMVARSWMDANAEFLFVLQMEKHLVSILLLFIILVASFSITSSLLTTVVRKTREIGLLGALGARPREIAACFCVQGFFIGVLGTACGLVAGFVFLNQRNNILELFTKLTGSQETLERFYQFSKVPAHIESSDLVVIIVGTVVIATLAGIFPAWRASRLKPVEALRNE is encoded by the coding sequence ATGCCTTGGTATCTCTATCTCGCCTTGAAGCAGCTCTTCCCGACCGGGAAACGATTGTCGTTTTTCACGGCGATCTCGATCCTCGGTGTGGCGCTGGGCGTGGCGACCTTGGTTGTGACGAACAGCGTGATGGGCGGTTTCGGCTACGAAATCCGCCGCATGATCATTGATACCCAGGGCGATGTGCAGATTCGAGCCCGTGAGCTCATCGGTCAATCGGGGCCTGTCCTCGCCACGGTTTCCAAAGTCCCCGGCGTCGTTGGAGTGACGCCGTTTGCCGAGGGCGTGGGCATGCTCGAATACGGGCGCAAGCAGGCGTTCCCCGCGATCATGGGCGTCGATGTAAACCGCGTGAACGACGTGATTCCGCTCAACCGGTTCATCCGCGTCGGCTCGCTGGACGAACTGGATGACGACACCGTGATTCTCAGTTCGCAGCTCGCTTACACGCTTGGTGTGCAAATCGGCGGCAAGGTCACGATCTCGTCGCCCTTGCTCCTTGAGCGCCTGAAAAAGGACGAAGTGTTTCTGCCCCGCGAACTCGTGATCGTGGGCATCTTCGAGATCGGCCACCAGCAGCTCGACAGCAACACCGTCCTCGTGACGCTCCGCCGCATGCAGGATCTCTACGGCCTCGGCGAAGCGGTTCATGGTATTAACATCAAGATCGCCGACGGCCTCGATGCCGACCTGATGGCTAAACGCATCAACGCCGCGTTGCCCAAGCAGCCCGAGATGGTCGCCCGCTCATGGATGGATGCCAATGCGGAGTTCCTCTTCGTGCTCCAAATGGAGAAGCACCTCGTCTCGATTCTGCTGCTCTTCATCATCCTCGTGGCCTCGTTCTCGATCACGAGCTCGCTGCTCACGACGGTCGTCCGCAAGACTCGCGAGATCGGCTTGCTCGGGGCGTTGGGCGCGCGTCCACGTGAGATCGCCGCGTGTTTTTGCGTGCAAGGTTTCTTTATCGGCGTGCTCGGCACCGCGTGCGGACTCGTCGCGGGTTTCGTTTTCCTGAATCAACGTAACAACATTCTGGAGTTGTTCACGAAACTCACCGGCAGCCAGGAAACGCTGGAGCGCTTTTATCAGTTCAGCAAAGTTCCCGCTCACATCGAATCATCCGATCTCGTGGTGATCATTGTGGGAACGGTCGTGATTGCGACGCTGGCCGGTATTTTCCCCGCCTGGCGCGCGTCGCGTCTCAAACCTGTGGAGGCCTTGCGCAATGAGTGA
- a CDS encoding cytochrome c oxidase assembly factor Coa1 family protein, translating into MQTPPLPLPPRPPRQKDWFDRNLLWLIPAIILFGILALCGFGFMLLGLFKSSDAYQGALTRIQTSPTAIEALGSPITDNLLFTGSIHLNNSAGHADLQIGVKGNRSKGTAYVIADRSRGQWHFTQIIVVLHDSDQRIDLSDPEKPKLDQPLER; encoded by the coding sequence GTGCAAACCCCGCCACTTCCGCTGCCTCCCCGGCCGCCCCGACAGAAGGATTGGTTTGATCGCAATCTGCTCTGGCTCATTCCGGCAATCATCCTGTTCGGCATCCTCGCGCTCTGTGGTTTCGGGTTCATGCTGCTGGGGCTTTTCAAAAGCTCGGATGCCTACCAGGGCGCGCTCACCCGTATTCAAACTTCGCCTACCGCCATCGAAGCGCTCGGTTCGCCCATCACCGACAACCTGCTTTTCACGGGCAGCATCCACCTCAACAACTCAGCCGGACACGCTGATCTCCAGATCGGCGTAAAAGGCAACCGGAGCAAAGGCACCGCCTACGTGATCGCCGACCGCTCGCGCGGCCAGTGGCATTTCACCCAGATCATTGTCGTCCTTCACGACTCCGATCAGCGCATCGATCTTTCCGATCCGGAAAAACCCAAACTAGACCAACCGTTGGAAAGGTAG
- a CDS encoding AMP nucleosidase encodes MKTRREIVENWLPRYTGVPIDKFGDYILLTNFQHYVKQFAKWNRVKVQGLDKPMSSATAGRITIINFGMGSATAATVMDLLSAIKPKAVLFLGKCGGIKHRAEVGDLILPIAAIRGEGTSNDYFPPEVPALPSFALQKAISTTIRDYARDYWTGTVYTTNRRVWEHDAEFKKYLKKIHAMAIDMETATIFMTGFFNETPTGALLLVSDQPMVPDGVKTAESDLAVDKVYVDDHLKIGIDSLKQLINQGLTVKHLRF; translated from the coding sequence ATGAAGACCCGTCGCGAAATCGTCGAGAACTGGTTGCCCCGCTACACCGGCGTGCCCATCGACAAGTTTGGCGACTACATCCTCCTCACGAATTTCCAGCATTACGTGAAGCAGTTCGCGAAATGGAATCGCGTGAAAGTTCAGGGCCTCGACAAGCCCATGAGCAGCGCGACCGCCGGCCGCATCACCATCATCAACTTCGGCATGGGCAGCGCCACCGCCGCCACCGTGATGGACCTGCTCAGTGCCATCAAACCCAAGGCCGTGCTTTTCCTCGGCAAATGCGGTGGCATCAAACACCGCGCCGAGGTCGGCGATTTGATCCTCCCGATCGCGGCCATTCGCGGCGAGGGCACGAGTAACGATTATTTCCCTCCCGAGGTTCCCGCGCTCCCGTCGTTCGCGCTGCAGAAAGCCATCTCGACGACCATCCGCGACTACGCCCGCGATTACTGGACGGGCACCGTTTACACCACGAATCGCCGCGTGTGGGAACACGACGCCGAGTTCAAAAAATACCTGAAGAAAATCCACGCCATGGCCATCGACATGGAGACCGCCACGATTTTCATGACGGGCTTTTTCAACGAAACCCCCACCGGCGCGCTCTTGCTCGTGAGCGACCAGCCGATGGTTCCCGACGGAGTCAAAACAGCCGAGAGCGACCTCGCCGTGGACAAAGTTTACGTCGATGACCACCTCAAGATCGGCATCGATTCGCTGAAACAGCTGATCAATCAGGGCCTCACCGTGAAGCACCTGCGGTTCTAA
- a CDS encoding COX15/CtaA family protein, with protein MTTSRTSSYKPALAWFAALGAAWVFGVVTLGAFTTSIHAGMAFPDWPLSNGSINPEGWLTEIDKFAEHSHRLFGMVMGLFAIGLVVWLQLREDRSWLRKLGWTALAIVIVQGILGGKRVLLDSIAVPGFEMSLGQMLRIPHGILAQVYVCVLFAIAAGLSRGWIEATTAPAATRPDIGCKIRFLSSVATLLVFVQLIVAAVMRHNNAGLAIPTFPLTPDGGLIPSMWDFRVAIHFAHRGMAVVLTVVLCWLAILLWKSPAAGRGFKYAAGLIVALLTGQIVLGAVTVLTYRNPYYTTAHVIGGALILATVFTVTWWAHRNVIERTASTPLAA; from the coding sequence ATGACCACTTCCCGCACCTCATCCTACAAGCCTGCGCTCGCGTGGTTCGCCGCGCTGGGCGCCGCGTGGGTGTTCGGCGTCGTCACCCTCGGCGCGTTCACCACCAGTATTCACGCCGGCATGGCCTTCCCCGACTGGCCGTTGTCCAACGGCTCGATCAATCCCGAGGGCTGGCTCACCGAGATCGATAAATTCGCCGAGCATTCGCACCGTCTCTTTGGCATGGTCATGGGCCTGTTCGCCATCGGCCTCGTCGTGTGGTTGCAACTGCGCGAAGACCGCAGCTGGTTGCGCAAACTCGGCTGGACCGCCCTCGCGATCGTGATCGTGCAAGGCATCCTCGGCGGCAAACGCGTGCTGCTGGATTCCATCGCGGTGCCCGGTTTCGAAATGTCGCTCGGCCAGATGCTGCGCATTCCGCACGGCATCCTCGCGCAGGTTTATGTGTGCGTGCTCTTCGCGATCGCCGCGGGCCTTTCGCGCGGCTGGATCGAAGCCACCACGGCCCCCGCCGCAACGCGCCCCGACATCGGTTGCAAAATTCGTTTTCTCTCATCGGTCGCGACCCTGCTGGTCTTCGTGCAGTTGATCGTCGCCGCGGTGATGCGTCACAACAACGCCGGCCTCGCGATCCCGACCTTTCCGCTCACGCCCGACGGCGGACTTATTCCGTCGATGTGGGATTTCCGCGTGGCGATTCACTTCGCCCATCGCGGCATGGCGGTCGTGCTCACCGTCGTGCTCTGCTGGCTGGCGATTTTGCTCTGGAAATCACCCGCCGCCGGTCGCGGTTTTAAATATGCCGCCGGCCTGATCGTGGCGTTGCTCACGGGGCAGATCGTGCTCGGCGCCGTCACGGTGCTCACCTACCGCAATCCGTATTACACGACGGCGCATGTGATCGGCGGCGCGTTGATCCTCGCGACGGTTTTCACCGTCACGTGGTGGGCGCATCGCAACGTGATCGAACGCACCGCCTCAACGCCCCTCGCCGCATGA
- the cyoE gene encoding heme o synthase — protein MTTDATLESATVTPKARFGDYLELTKPRLSILSVLTTLVGYAAARPGWHPVEFWALVIGTCACAGGVAALNQWMESDTDAVMPRTADRPIPSGKVATGSAFIIGIGLCAGGLGTLFTYMHGSAAFFALLTIVSYLAIYTPSKRWSRWSTEIGAIAGAFPPLIGWSAATGGVTALGWILFAILFLWQIPHFMAIAWTYRKDYGSVNFPMLPVRDGEGGKVARWSFVNAVALVIVCLLPQWLELASIYYTIVTVLLGLWFLAKAAAFLRPANRDKTARSLFFMTIGWLPLQLGALVADRFIFN, from the coding sequence ATGACCACCGACGCCACGCTGGAATCCGCCACCGTCACGCCGAAGGCCCGTTTCGGTGATTACCTCGAACTCACCAAACCGCGGCTGAGCATTCTCTCGGTCCTCACCACGCTGGTCGGCTACGCGGCGGCGCGGCCGGGCTGGCATCCGGTGGAATTCTGGGCGCTGGTCATCGGCACGTGCGCGTGCGCCGGTGGCGTCGCCGCGCTCAACCAGTGGATGGAAAGCGACACCGACGCCGTCATGCCGCGCACCGCCGACCGGCCCATTCCCTCGGGCAAAGTCGCCACGGGCTCCGCGTTCATCATCGGCATCGGCCTGTGCGCGGGCGGACTCGGCACGTTGTTCACTTATATGCATGGCTCGGCGGCGTTCTTCGCGTTGCTGACCATTGTTTCCTATCTGGCCATCTACACGCCGTCGAAGCGCTGGTCGCGCTGGTCCACGGAAATAGGCGCGATCGCCGGCGCATTTCCTCCGCTCATCGGCTGGTCGGCGGCGACCGGCGGCGTGACCGCGCTCGGCTGGATCTTGTTCGCCATTCTCTTCCTCTGGCAGATTCCGCACTTCATGGCCATCGCCTGGACCTACCGCAAAGACTACGGCTCGGTGAACTTCCCGATGTTGCCCGTGCGCGATGGCGAAGGCGGCAAGGTCGCCCGCTGGTCCTTCGTCAACGCCGTCGCCCTCGTCATCGTGTGTCTGCTGCCGCAGTGGCTCGAGCTCGCGAGCATCTATTATACGATCGTGACCGTATTACTGGGGCTCTGGTTTCTGGCCAAGGCAGCGGCGTTCCTGCGTCCTGCGAACCGCGACAAGACCGCGCGCTCCCTCTTTTTTATGACCATCGGCTGGCTGCCCCTCCAACTCGGAGCCTTGGTGGCGGACCGCTTTATCTTCAATTGA
- a CDS encoding SCO family protein — protein sequence MVSSLSRPLVLMTVLSLCVLLPACKPGASASKSDATDVANSKRHPLTGEIIKADVERLTLLVKHDEIPGFMAPMTMEFSVTAGDVANAREGQRIRAELVVREDGEFALEKIWTINPVADAQVGAAGGALRQDTSIRGRRAYREVGENLPDFALYDQTGKVVSAARFRGKQVMLNFIFTRCQVAQMCPLATANMMVAQRKAKEAGVADIEFVSITLDPEYDTPGVLLTYAKQRGIDTTNFSFLTGPEGAIKDLLTQFGVLADFDGSILKHTVSTLLIDAQGKIIWRTDGSQWSPEEFVKKMKKSTP from the coding sequence ATGGTTTCTTCCCTGTCGCGCCCGCTCGTCCTAATGACGGTTCTCTCGCTTTGCGTTTTACTCCCTGCCTGCAAGCCCGGTGCTTCCGCTTCGAAATCCGACGCCACCGATGTCGCCAACTCGAAACGCCATCCGCTTACGGGTGAGATTATCAAGGCCGACGTCGAGCGTCTCACCTTGCTGGTCAAGCACGACGAGATCCCCGGATTCATGGCGCCGATGACCATGGAGTTTTCCGTGACAGCCGGCGACGTCGCCAACGCCCGCGAAGGCCAGCGCATCCGCGCGGAACTTGTTGTGCGCGAGGATGGGGAGTTTGCCCTCGAAAAAATCTGGACGATCAACCCCGTCGCCGACGCCCAAGTCGGCGCGGCCGGCGGTGCGCTGCGCCAGGACACCTCGATTCGCGGACGCCGCGCTTATCGCGAAGTGGGGGAGAACCTGCCTGATTTCGCGCTCTATGACCAGACGGGCAAGGTCGTTTCGGCCGCCAGGTTTCGCGGGAAGCAGGTCATGTTGAATTTCATTTTCACGCGCTGCCAAGTCGCGCAGATGTGCCCGCTCGCCACCGCCAACATGATGGTCGCGCAACGCAAAGCGAAAGAAGCCGGCGTGGCGGACATCGAGTTTGTATCGATCACGCTCGACCCCGAATACGACACGCCGGGTGTGTTGCTCACCTACGCGAAACAGCGCGGCATCGATACGACCAACTTCTCGTTCCTCACCGGGCCCGAAGGCGCCATTAAAGATTTGCTCACGCAGTTTGGTGTGCTGGCCGATTTCGATGGCAGCATCCTCAAGCACACTGTTTCGACGCTGCTCATTGATGCGCAGGGCAAAATCATCTGGCGCACCGATGGCAGCCAGTGGTCGCCCGAAGAGTTCGTGAAGAAAATGAAAAAATCCACCCCGTGA
- a CDS encoding MgtC/SapB family protein: MLPDLIGPIFASAGLGALIGLIRQWSEQVEKENKPDFGGVRTHTLWAILGCISAEVSRDFLPLAFPLVIVAVAAHLIAAGWNTAQANGPGSTSFAASLLTLFIGALVAWDQLQVAIVVGALTMVLIGLKQPIHEWTKAFTPADIRGTLQFVAITGVILPLVPDKDYGPFGGFNPFSTWMMVVLISGLGFGGYVAMRLLGSRAGILVTSLLGGLASSTALTLSFSKCSKSQPRLSSEYALAVIIASTVMLPRVVILVGLVNPQLAWKLVPAFLVTALPAGLYAIWYYCFQKRTKHKLSEPPALKNPLSLFTAIKFAALYAAVAFLVKAATALDWQAGVLPLSFISGLTDTIAISLSMADGQHAGELDMSLAAKAVIIATAANSLLKAALAVGLGSPALKTQVALILGLTAATGAATLLFV; this comes from the coding sequence GTGCTGCCTGATCTTATCGGCCCCATTTTTGCCAGCGCCGGCCTTGGCGCGTTAATCGGTTTAATCCGCCAATGGAGCGAACAGGTTGAAAAAGAGAATAAGCCTGATTTCGGCGGCGTGCGCACGCACACGCTCTGGGCGATCCTCGGGTGCATCTCGGCGGAAGTGTCCCGTGACTTTTTGCCGCTGGCGTTTCCCTTGGTGATCGTGGCGGTGGCCGCGCACCTCATCGCAGCCGGTTGGAACACGGCTCAAGCCAACGGCCCGGGCAGCACGTCGTTTGCCGCGTCGTTGCTCACTTTGTTCATCGGCGCGCTGGTCGCATGGGATCAACTGCAGGTCGCGATCGTTGTCGGCGCGCTGACGATGGTGTTGATCGGACTCAAGCAACCGATCCACGAATGGACCAAAGCCTTCACCCCCGCGGACATTCGCGGAACGCTTCAATTCGTCGCGATCACCGGCGTGATTCTGCCCTTGGTGCCGGACAAGGACTACGGACCGTTTGGCGGATTTAATCCCTTTTCGACCTGGATGATGGTCGTATTGATTTCCGGACTCGGTTTCGGCGGCTACGTCGCGATGCGGCTGCTGGGTTCGCGCGCGGGAATTTTGGTAACGAGTTTGCTGGGCGGCCTGGCCTCCAGCACCGCGCTCACGCTTTCATTCAGCAAATGCAGCAAGTCGCAGCCGCGGTTGTCCTCAGAATATGCGCTGGCGGTGATCATCGCCTCCACCGTGATGTTGCCGCGCGTGGTGATTTTGGTCGGACTCGTGAATCCGCAACTCGCCTGGAAACTGGTGCCCGCGTTTCTGGTGACCGCATTGCCTGCCGGACTCTACGCGATCTGGTATTATTGTTTCCAGAAACGCACGAAGCATAAACTCAGCGAACCGCCCGCGCTGAAAAACCCTCTGAGCCTTTTCACCGCGATCAAGTTCGCGGCGCTTTACGCAGCGGTGGCCTTCCTCGTGAAAGCCGCGACCGCGCTCGACTGGCAGGCTGGCGTCTTGCCGCTGAGTTTCATCTCAGGCCTCACCGACACGATAGCGATTTCGCTTTCGATGGCCGACGGACAACACGCCGGCGAGCTGGACATGTCGCTCGCCGCCAAGGCCGTCATCATCGCAACCGCCGCAAACTCTCTTCTGAAAGCCGCGCTCGCGGTCGGTCTTGGTTCGCCCGCCCTCAAAACACAGGTCGCCCTCATTCTCGGCCTCACCGCCGCAACCGGCGCAGCCACGCTGCTTTTCGTCTAA
- a CDS encoding DUF420 domain-containing protein, translated as MTLNDIPPLNAALNALATVLMTAGFIFIKSGNKTAHRACMLSAGGVSAVFLVGYVAHKILKGMAAGAGEAVHTKFGGTGGIALVYYVMLITHVILAISIAYLVPKTFSLAIKGDFIRHKAWARVVFPIWYYVSITGVLVYFFLYQWWPSAR; from the coding sequence GTGACCCTTAACGACATCCCGCCCCTCAACGCCGCGCTCAACGCGCTCGCCACCGTCTTAATGACGGCGGGGTTCATTTTTATCAAATCGGGCAATAAAACCGCCCATCGAGCCTGCATGCTCTCGGCCGGCGGCGTCTCGGCCGTGTTCCTCGTGGGCTATGTCGCGCATAAGATCCTCAAGGGCATGGCCGCCGGCGCCGGCGAAGCGGTTCACACCAAATTCGGCGGCACCGGCGGCATCGCTCTCGTTTATTATGTGATGCTGATCACCCACGTCATCCTCGCGATCAGCATCGCCTACCTCGTGCCCAAGACCTTCTCGCTCGCTATCAAAGGCGATTTTATCCGCCACAAAGCCTGGGCGCGCGTGGTGTTTCCCATCTGGTATTACGTGAGCATCACCGGCGTGCTGGTTTATTTTTTCCTCTATCAGTGGTGGCCCTCCGCCCGCTGA
- the lipA gene encoding lipoyl synthase, giving the protein MDTTRKPSWLRAKLPSGPGYQAVRKLVDDHKLHTVCQSAQCPNLGECWSRGTATVMILGNICTRSCNFCAIQTGRPTELDLGEPARVADAVAKMNLKHCVITSVARDELKDGGASVWAATIRAVRHANPTTAIEVLTPDWKGNTALLDLVLDAKPDIFNHNLETVERLQKPVRVQARYDRSRSILQHAKSRGFTTKTGIMLGLGEREEEIEQTLRDIAADKTDIVTIGQYLQPTPQHWPVARWVHPDEFIRWKEFGLGLGIGVIESGAMIRSSYHADEQSQKYTGVEHLNTVNALAEV; this is encoded by the coding sequence ATGGACACCACGCGTAAACCTTCCTGGCTCCGTGCCAAACTGCCCAGCGGCCCCGGCTACCAGGCCGTGCGCAAGCTCGTGGACGACCACAAGCTCCACACCGTCTGCCAGAGCGCGCAGTGCCCCAACCTCGGCGAATGCTGGTCCCGCGGCACCGCCACCGTGATGATCCTCGGCAACATCTGCACGCGCTCCTGCAACTTTTGCGCGATCCAGACCGGCCGCCCCACCGAACTCGACCTCGGCGAGCCCGCCCGCGTCGCCGACGCCGTGGCCAAGATGAATCTCAAGCACTGCGTCATCACCTCCGTCGCCCGCGACGAGTTGAAAGACGGAGGCGCCTCCGTCTGGGCCGCCACCATCCGCGCCGTCCGCCATGCCAACCCCACGACCGCCATCGAGGTCCTCACCCCCGACTGGAAGGGCAACACCGCCCTCCTCGACCTCGTCCTCGACGCCAAGCCCGACATTTTTAATCACAACCTCGAGACCGTCGAACGCCTCCAAAAACCCGTCCGCGTCCAGGCCCGCTACGACCGCTCGCGCTCCATTCTCCAGCACGCCAAGTCCCGTGGTTTCACTACCAAGACCGGCATCATGCTCGGTCTCGGCGAGCGCGAAGAGGAGATCGAGCAAACCCTCCGCGACATCGCGGCCGACAAGACCGACATCGTCACCATCGGCCAATACCTCCAGCCCACCCCGCAGCACTGGCCCGTCGCCCGCTGGGTGCACCCAGACGAATTCATCCGCTGGAAAGAATTCGGTCTCGGTCTCGGCATCGGCGTCATCGAGAGCGGTGCCATGATCCGCTCCAGCTACCACGCCGACGAACAGTCCCAGAAATACACCGGAGTCGAGCACCTCAACACGGTGAACGCGCTCGCCGAGGTCTGA
- the lipB gene encoding lipoyl(octanoyl) transferase LipB, whose product MPSLTTTPPVSVLDWGRTRYEAAWKAQDALVAQRIAREIGDTLVFTEHEPVYSVGLRSGAADNLVWDPEHLAREGIEVVKTNRGGDITYHGPGQIVGYPIIDLSPHKDLHEYLRLLEQVMINTVGTFGLTATRREGKTGIWVGTRKVAAIGVAIRRWVAYHGFALNVNANLAHFQGIVPCGISATEGTVTSLQAELGRELDMAAVKNVLAIEFRELLPKFLAPSDGHHA is encoded by the coding sequence ATGCCCTCTCTCACGACCACACCGCCCGTCTCCGTCCTCGACTGGGGCCGCACGCGTTACGAGGCCGCATGGAAAGCCCAAGACGCTCTCGTCGCGCAACGCATCGCCCGCGAGATCGGCGACACCCTCGTTTTCACTGAACACGAACCCGTTTACTCGGTCGGCCTCCGCAGCGGCGCTGCGGATAACCTCGTGTGGGATCCCGAACACCTCGCCCGCGAAGGCATCGAGGTCGTCAAAACCAACCGCGGCGGCGACATCACCTACCACGGCCCCGGCCAGATCGTCGGCTACCCGATCATCGACCTCTCCCCACATAAAGACCTTCACGAATACCTGCGCCTCCTCGAACAGGTCATGATCAACACCGTCGGCACCTTCGGCCTCACCGCCACGCGCCGCGAGGGCAAGACCGGCATCTGGGTCGGCACTCGCAAAGTCGCCGCCATCGGCGTCGCCATCCGCCGCTGGGTCGCCTACCACGGCTTCGCCCTCAACGTGAACGCCAACCTCGCTCATTTCCAAGGCATCGTCCCCTGCGGCATCAGCGCGACCGAGGGCACCGTTACTTCATTACAGGCCGAATTAGGCCGCGAACTGGATATGGCCGCCGTGAAAAACGTGCTCGCGATTGAGTTCCGCGAGCTGTTACCCAAGTTCCTTGCTCCCTCCGATGGACACCACGCGTAA